From the Chaetodon auriga isolate fChaAug3 chromosome 17, fChaAug3.hap1, whole genome shotgun sequence genome, the window ttttatttattttactaaaTTGAACTTTTATTGTTATTCCATCAGTTGCTGGTGTTAACATTTACTAATTATACACACTTTATATTTACggctcttttgtttttattcttatgttttcttttctgagcACTCTGGCACTAAACAcgaagtacagctgaggctaatgggaatgcCATtggttttgcagatatttggccAGAAACCAAAGTATTGATGTCAGTAGAGATggaaaatcaccagttattacAGTTTGTCCAGAGAGGAACATGACTATCTGTCCATAAATTTGTGACACATTCTCAACTCCCTGAACTGATCGACACACGGGCACAAGCTGATGTATTGGCATAATAATTATACACATTGTGGCtttaatgtgaaagaaaaagttCCATGCCCTCTAATCACCggtgcatgtctgtctgtcttcacctgTCTGCAGAGGCAGGTCTCAGGTGAGGTCCGGATGCAGCCACAGAGCAGCCTCATCGAACCCATCGCCATGACCATGGCCACAGTGGGGATGGGAGTGTCTCTGTACAGCGCCAAGCAGATGGCAGAGAGAGTGCACCCGAAACTTCCAAACGCCTGAGATGAGTGAGAGCCCGTCAGACCGCCGCTCTGTGGGCTCCTGTGAGGGAtcgtttgtctgtttgtgtacgTCGAAGAAGGCttgaggtggaggaggctgagagagttagtgtgtttgtggtgttgtttGAAGGGAAATCTAAGTGTCCCGGGAGGAAGATGTGAGCCATTGTTCAGTCCCAGCAGGAAGATTTGTCATTTGTTCCAACACGTTAAACTAAGTGAGCCTGTAGTTTGAGCACTGTGCGTATTTACCTTTCAGAGGACTGCACATTTCAGCAGTGACTGTATTTTAAAGCAATAAATGAGCATATCATCTGTCGACAAGGATCTCAGGATTAGAGTCTGGCCTGCAGCCCCTCTTATTTCCTGCATTTTATAGTTCaacaaagcacacaaaaaatgtgtttaataaaaataaccacagaaaatataacagaaatgaaataatgagaaattCTCTGAGCATGCCAGCTTGTTATTATTGATTTTAGTCACAGACGTGCACTTTTCCTTCAAATTATTTCAGTTCAGTCATTAGTTTGTTGTACTTTAGCACCTTAAAGTTTTGAATTTAGATTGTAAATCCTAACCAGCATCAGACCTTTCAGTATTTATCATTCATGAGTCCGACTGTAACCAGCCATAACAGAGGCTCCTTTCATCAGGGTATCCTCACTTTGCTGAATTACAATATCATGTTTGTACTAGAATGtaagaaataaaatgtctgtaaatgtaAAACGGTgctaaaagatgaaaaaaacactTACTTTGTATTGTAACACATTTGGTGAATTGATGTAATTCTCAAATAAATGCGCTCACAGTTTTGACATCTGGAAACTGTTTTCAAGGTGTTTTTTGTAACGTTGAAACAGCTCCGTTCTGCTCAGGCTGCGTCCATGTGGAACCGTTTTGTGGGAAACTGTCGGCCGGCTGCACAATCTGTGTGGAGCGACTCATGTGGATGAAACTCAGGCAGGGGAAGTGATTCTGTGACGTGAACGAGACGCTGAGATGAAAGTCAGCATGTTCTTCAGCATCAAACAggtgcattttcagatgagaaTGAGGACCGTGCTCCTCTTTGTCACATCATATCCATCACAGACAGGCATTAATTTATTGTATGCTTTCCCTGTGAGACCGTATAATGACTCAGGCCACTAATCTGTTCTGTCACATTAAAAACCTGCTGACGTTCCACAACAGCCTCTTCTTTACATGCTTTTTGCAAtcttgttaaaaaacaaacagcctctAGATTTATGTTTCCATCAGCCTCCGCtga encodes:
- the LOC143335231 gene encoding transmembrane protein ZNF593OS-like isoform X2, whose translation is MKEGCWLVREAPAAEMIIRLGRLTPGYFRLLQRQVSGEVRMQPQSSLIEPIAMTMATVGMGVSLYSAKQMAERVHPKLPNA